From Rutidosis leptorrhynchoides isolate AG116_Rl617_1_P2 chromosome 3, CSIRO_AGI_Rlap_v1, whole genome shotgun sequence, a single genomic window includes:
- the LOC139900795 gene encoding uncharacterized mitochondrial protein AtMg00860-like, whose amino-acid sequence MKLKPAKCSFGEEEGNFLGHIVTPRGIKANPKKIEAIENMPSPKTKKQVQSLNGKLAALTRFLSKAAERSLPFFNTLKDCAKKSDFKWTDKAEKAFQEMKVLLKDLPTLTAPIADETLILYLAISREAVLPSASDNGTH is encoded by the coding sequence ATGAAGCTCAAGCCGGCCAAGTGCagctttggagaagaagaagggaacTTTTTGGGGCACATTGTGACGCCGCGCGGAATCAAGGCTAACCCAAAGAAGATAGAGGCGATTGAAAACATGCCCTCCCCTAAAACAAAGAAGCAAGTTCAAAGCCTCAACGGGAAGTTAGCCGCGTTAACGCGATTCTTGTCCAAGGCCGCTGAAAGATCACTACCGTTTTTTAACACTTTGAAGGACTGCGCTAAGAAGTCAGATTTTAAGTGGACTGACAAGGCAGAAAAGGCGTTCCAGGAGATGAAGGTGCTCCTCAAAGACCTCCCGACGCTAACAGCGCCGATTGCAGACGAAACTCTGATACTTTATCTTGCGATATCTAGGGAGGCT